The following coding sequences are from one Solea solea chromosome 11, fSolSol10.1, whole genome shotgun sequence window:
- the nr4a1 gene encoding nuclear receptor subfamily 4 group A member 1: protein MTCIHTQHGSQAYENSLGSSELQSTDFISRLAVDKSSPRDHLSAPSLPSISSLVDTQTGNFDAYSCQFTAAPAHMPPSAGQETTFKLDDLQVYGCYPGTFTLSYPDELVSPCGSDYFGSPTSASAPSTPGFQSHPASTWDLYSPSPGYWAAEETSVPHAPSFFTFGSGSLEDLGQTHLQDQDPFTLTHPHPTALTFPALSMERGHNLEDNDGSLSPKLKSPSGNEGCCAVCGDNASCQHYGVRTCEGCKGFFKRTVQKNSKYVCLANKDCPVDKRRRNRCQFCRFQKCLAVGMVREVVRTDSLKGRRGRLPSKPKVVQDVTTIPSPVSMIASLVRAHIDSNPDIGKLDYSRYDETVVTPNQKEDASDIKQFYDLLASSMDVISKWAKSIPGFSEFCSEDQDLLLESSFVELFSLRLAYRSNPETDKLIFCNGSVLHKKQCVRGFGDWIDSILEFSQSLHRMKLDVSSFSCLTALVIITDRHGLKDPKRVEDLQNQFITCLKDHVSGCGSESLRPNYLSRLLGKLPELRTLCTQGLQRIFYLKLEDLVPPPPIVDKIFMDTLPF from the exons ATGacttgcatacacacacagcatggATCTCAGGCCTATGAGAACAGCCTCGGCAGCTCGGAGCTTCAAAGCACAGACTTTATCTCTCGGTTGGCTGTGGATAAGAGCAGCCCACGGGACCACCTCTCAGCTCCGTCCCTTCCAAGCATTAGCTCTCTGGTGGACACTCAGACAGGCAATTTTGATGCATATTCGTGCCAGTTCACTGCAGCCCCTGCCCACATGCCTCCATCAGCAGGCCAGGAGACCACCTTCAAACTGGATGACCTCCAGGTTTACGGCTGCTATCCTGGAACATTCACACTGAGTTACCCGGATGAGCTTGTGTCCCCCTGTGGGTCAGATTATTTTGGCAGCCCCACATCAGCCTCTGCTCCCTCAACTCCTGGGTTCCAGAGTCACCCTGCGTCCACCTGGGACTTATACTCACCGAGTCCAGGATACTGGGCAGCAGAGGAGACCTCAGTGCCGCATGCACCCTCCTTCTTCACGTTTGGCTCAGGGTCTCTGGAGGATTTGggtcaaacacatttacaagacCAGGACCCTTTCACATTGACCCACCCTCACCCCACCGCACTGACCTTCCCTGCCTTGTCGATGGAGCGAGGACACAACCTTGAAGATAATGATGGAAGCTTATCACCAAAGTTAAAAAGTCCAAGTGGAAATGAGGGCTGCTGCGCTGTGTGTGGAGACAACGCCTCCTGTCAGCACTACGGGGTTCGCACCTGTGAGGGATGCAAAGGGTTTTTCAAG CGTACAGTGCAAAAGAATTCCAAGTATGTTTGCCTTGCTAATAAGGACTGTCCTGTGGACAAGAGGAGGCGGAATCGATGCCAATTCTGCCGTTTTCAGAAGTGTCTTGCAGTAGGAATGGTCAGGGAAG TTGTGAGAACAGACAGTCTGAAGGGACGAAGAGGTCGCCTGCCTTCTAAGCCTAAAGTCGTCCAGGATGTGACAACTATCCCGTCTCCCGTGAGCATGATCGCTTCCCTCGTCAGGGCACACATTGACTCAAACCCAGACATTGGGAAACTTGATTATTCCAGG TATGATGAGACAGTAGTCACTCCGAACCAGAAGGAGGATGCGAGTGACATCAAACAGTTTTACGACCTCCTCGCGTCCTCCATGGACGTCATCAGCAAGTGGGCGAAGAGCATCCCAGGATTCTCTGAGTTCTGCTCAGAAGACCAGGACCTTCTGCTGGAGTCTTCGTTTGTTGAACTCTTCAGCCTCCGTCTTGCATATCG gtccaatcCTGAAACAGACAAACTCATCTTCTGCAACGGGTCTGTGCTGCACAAAAAGCAGTGTGTCCGAGGCTTTGGGGACTGGATTGACTCCATCTTGGAGTTTTCGCAAAGCCTCCATCGCATGAAGCTCGACgtttcctccttctcctgtcTCACAGCTCTGGTCATAATCACTG acCGACATGGTCTCAAGGACCCAAAACGTGTGGAGGACCTGCAGAACCAGTTCATCACCTGCCTCAAAGATCACGTATCCGGCTGCGGTTCCGAGTCCTTGCGGCCCAATTATTTGTCCAGACTTCTTGGGAAGCTGCCCGAGCTCAGGACTCTGTGCACACAAGGCCTCCAGCGAATCTTTTACCTGAAATTAGAAGACCTCGTTCCCCCGCCGCCTATTGTGGACAAAATCTTCATGGATACGCTTCCATTTTGA
- the zgc:56699 gene encoding gametocyte-specific factor 1 has protein sequence MANNLTYGSSIGACRVASSERAQLAEEHDSKGNHDPERLIQCPFDKNHQIRSCRFPYHLIKCKKNHPELARELKTCPFNARHLVPKHELPHHTETCEDRVVVDSEDGGNSNGRIKWHVPVSTWVNPDMSEDWDKEADDNASAFVWGETKALHVRQETRLTDNLGPSFRAPNTLPWS, from the exons ATGGCGAACAACCTCACGTATGGAAGCTCCATTGGTGCCTGCAGGGTTGCTTCTTCTGAGAGAGCACAGCTGGCTGAGGAACATG ATAGCAAAGGAAACCATGACCCGGAGAGACTTATTCAGTGCCCTTTTGACAAGAACCACCAGATCAGGTCTTGCCGCTTTCCGTACCACCTTATAAAGTGCAAGAAG AATCACCCAGAACTGGCCAGAGAGCTGAAGACTTGCCCCTTCAATGCACGTCACCTGGTGCCCAAGCATGAGCTACCGCACCACACTGAGACATGCGAGGACAGAGTTGTCGTGGACTCTGAAGATG gtgGAAACTCAAATGGACGAATTAAATGGCACGTTCCCGTCAGCACCTGGGTAAACCCAGACATGTCTGAGGACTGGGATAAAG AGGCTGATGATAATGCTTCTGCATTTGTGTGGGGTGAAACTAAGGCCTTGCATGTAAG ACAGGAGACGCGGCTTACTGACAATCTTGGCCCAAGCTTTAGAGCCCCCAATACTCTCCCATGGTCATGA
- the letmd1 gene encoding LETM1 domain-containing protein 1, whose protein sequence is MALSCSSLCSRLSLVRLFVLRTNRTTATTGLYSSYVSRESRLPLCRLYSSTKVRQGIGRYVASRLQWANSKYEVFLKRRFPRFYQIYHTFVEGFRLLFRDAKEVNRIKIKMFSDGVKVQDLPYREMEKLRQFHRDMIKAIPLVVISIPPFANYLVFVLMYFFPRQLLIPHFWTPSQQLEFRAVYSSLRAQHHWPVLKGLEHTSHQVKDSRLQSHLKDLCNKVQSGVNPTVSEILAVRGLFSGPPLGLKRMSVDHMRHISPLLFLSPRFPSSLMGRRLNSYALELLQLDRALIRLGPHQLSDVELRQACYVRGLNSDQLGVNQCQEWLSRWLQISSSLKDSELSLLLHSIVFLSANYPHGLNNRPH, encoded by the exons ATGGCGCTGTCCTGTTCGAGCCTGTGTAGCCGCCTGTCTTTGGTCCGTCTGTTTGTCTTGAGGACAAACaggacaacagcaacaactggacTTTATTCTTCGTACGTGTCCCGTGAGTCCAG GTTGCCTCTGTGTAGACTCTACTCCTCGACCAAAGTCAGGCAAGGAATTGGTCGATATGTCGCCTCCAGGCTCCAATGGGCAAATAGCAAATATGAAGTATTCCTCAAAAGGAGATTTCCCCGTTTTTATCAGATCTACCATACATTTGTGGAAG GGTTCAGGTTATTGTTCCGAGATGCCAAAGAAGTGAACaggataaaaataaagatgttcTCTGATGGAGTGAAGGTCCAGGATTTACCGtacagagagatggagaaactcAGACAG TTTCACAGGGACATGATAAAAGCCATCCCACTTGTGGTGATATCAATCCCTCCGTTTGCCAACTACCTGGTTTTTGTCTTGAT GTACTTTTTCCCCCGCCAGCTCCTTATCCCTCACTTCTGGACTCCCAGTCAGCAGTTGGAGTTTCGGGCAGTGTACAGTTCCCTCAGAGCCCAGCACCACTGGCCAGTGCTCAAAGGGCTGGAGCACACAAGCCACCAAGTCAAAGACAGTCGGCTACAGAGTCACCTCAAAGACCTCTGCAATAAA GTGCAAAGTGGCGTGAACCCTACAGTGTCTGAAATACTCGCTGTCCGTGGCCTGTTTTCTGGACCCCCTCTGGGCTTAAAGCGGATGAGTGTGGATCACATG AGGCACATCAGCCCCCTGCTCTTCCTCTCACCCCGCTTCCCGAGTTCCCTGATGGGCCGGCGGCTGAACAGCTACGccctggagctgctgcagctggaccGTGCCCTCATCAGGCTGGGCCCTCACCAGCTCAGTGACGTCGAGCTCAGACAG GCTTGTTATGTGCGGGGGCTCAATTCTGACCAACTTGGTGTTAACCAGTGTCAGGAGTGGTTATCCCGGTGGCTCCAGATATCCTCTTCATTAAAAG ACTCAGAGTTGTCGCTGCTTTTGCACAGCATTGTATTTCTCTCAGCCAACTACCCCCATGGTCTCAACAACAGGCCCCACTGA